One Curtobacterium sp. BH-2-1-1 genomic region harbors:
- the kdpF gene encoding K(+)-transporting ATPase subunit F, whose product MIVITIAAAVLGVASLVYLVWALVRPEKF is encoded by the coding sequence GTGATCGTCATCACCATCGCCGCCGCCGTCCTCGGCGTCGCCTCGCTCGTGTACCTCGTCTGGGCCCTCGTGCGCCCGGAGAAGTTCTGA
- a CDS encoding aldo/keto reductase family oxidoreductase: MKTLELPQTDLTASDVVVGLMRINDMSDEDIRALYRASRDAGVTMFDHAAVYGGWHGCEERFGSAVTLSPAERAEIVLQTKVGIRPTPNGAYFDFSYEHIIESVHESLTALQTDHIDVLLLHRPDALVEPQEVAKAFDELHAAGKVHHFGVSNHTPGQVDLLRRSVRQPLAFNQVQLSITHANVIAQGVTANMGGLDQSIDRDNDILNHSRSNDITLQAWSPFQKGFFDGVFLGDREHYAELNDVLEELAAAHGVTPTGIAVAWITRHPAHFQVVLGTTNPQRVRDSAAGSDVVLSREEWYRVFTAAGHTVP, encoded by the coding sequence GTGAAGACACTGGAGTTGCCACAGACGGACCTCACCGCCTCCGACGTCGTCGTCGGCCTGATGCGGATCAACGACATGAGCGACGAGGACATCCGCGCGCTCTACCGCGCCTCGCGCGACGCGGGCGTGACCATGTTCGACCACGCCGCGGTGTACGGCGGGTGGCACGGCTGCGAGGAGCGCTTCGGCTCGGCCGTCACCCTCTCCCCCGCCGAGCGCGCCGAGATCGTGCTGCAGACCAAGGTCGGCATCCGCCCGACCCCGAACGGCGCGTACTTCGACTTCTCGTACGAGCACATCATCGAGTCCGTGCACGAGTCCCTCACGGCACTGCAGACCGACCACATCGACGTCCTCCTGCTGCACCGCCCCGACGCCCTCGTCGAGCCGCAAGAGGTCGCGAAGGCCTTCGACGAGCTGCACGCCGCCGGCAAGGTCCACCACTTCGGCGTCTCGAACCACACGCCGGGGCAGGTCGACCTGCTGCGCCGCTCGGTGCGGCAGCCGCTCGCGTTCAACCAGGTGCAGCTGAGCATCACGCACGCGAACGTCATCGCGCAGGGCGTCACGGCGAACATGGGCGGCCTCGACCAGTCGATCGACCGCGACAACGACATCCTCAACCACTCGCGCAGCAACGACATCACGCTGCAGGCCTGGTCGCCGTTCCAGAAGGGCTTCTTCGACGGCGTCTTCCTCGGCGACCGTGAGCACTACGCCGAGCTGAACGACGTGCTCGAGGAGCTCGCGGCCGCGCACGGGGTCACCCCGACGGGCATCGCCGTGGCGTGGATCACCCGCCACCCGGCGCACTTCCAGGTCGTCCTCGGCACGACGAACCCGCAGCGAGTCCGGGACTCTGCCGCCGGGTCGGACGTCGTGCTCTCGCGCGAGGAGTGGTACCGCGTGTTCACCGCCGCGGGGCACACCGTCCCCTGA
- the kdpB gene encoding potassium-transporting ATPase subunit KdpB, which produces MTTATSEHEATSASRPATRSSAFGPRQLVAGLPGALRKLDPRLMWRNPVMFIVEVGAALTTAAAVVEPSAFTIAIAVWLWLTVVFANLAESVAEGRGKAQADTLRKTRSTTSARRVLRYDRSDAAATGNETEEVASVDLAKGDVVVVVAGEVIPGDGDVVDGIASVDESAVTGESAPVIRESGGDRSAVTGGTRVLSDRIVVRITSTPGETFIDRMIRLVEGAARQKTPNEIALNILLASLSIVFVIVCLTMQPIAGLVGATVSVPVLIALLVCLIPTTIGALLSAIGIAGMDRLVQHNVLAMSGRAVEAAGDITTLLLDKTGTITYGNRRASRVVPVPGVTEPALMEAAALSSAADGTPEGRSIVDLAAGAGVAPDLPAGAVEVPFTAQTRMSGVDLPDGSSVRKGAASAVLAWAATGSTSVPEAVAQAIDATVVEVSDQGGTPLVVGRRAPSGAVTLLGVVHLKDVVKDGMAARFAELREMGIRTVMITGDNPRTAKAIAAEAGVDDFLAEATPEDKLALIRKEQEGGNLVAMTGDGTNDAPALAQADVGVAMNTGTTAAKEAGNMVDLDSDPTKLIDVVRIGKQLLITRGALTTFSIANDIAKYFAIIPAMFQMAFPGLAALNVMGLHSPASAILSAVIFNALVIVALIPLSLRGVAYRAASASSILGRNLLLYGLGGVVVPFIGIKLIDLVVGLIPGFSS; this is translated from the coding sequence ATGACCACCGCGACCTCCGAGCACGAGGCGACCAGCGCCTCCAGGCCGGCCACACGCTCGTCCGCCTTCGGACCCCGTCAACTCGTGGCGGGCCTCCCGGGTGCCCTGCGCAAACTCGACCCGCGACTGATGTGGCGGAACCCCGTCATGTTCATCGTCGAGGTCGGCGCCGCGCTGACGACGGCAGCAGCCGTCGTCGAGCCGTCCGCGTTCACCATCGCCATCGCCGTGTGGCTCTGGCTCACCGTCGTCTTCGCGAACCTCGCGGAGTCGGTGGCCGAGGGCCGGGGCAAGGCACAGGCCGACACGCTGCGGAAGACCCGCTCGACCACGAGTGCCCGTCGGGTGCTCCGGTACGACCGGTCCGACGCGGCGGCGACCGGCAACGAGACCGAGGAGGTCGCGTCCGTTGACCTCGCCAAGGGCGACGTCGTGGTCGTCGTCGCGGGCGAGGTGATCCCGGGCGACGGCGACGTCGTGGACGGCATCGCGTCCGTCGACGAGTCGGCCGTGACCGGTGAGTCCGCCCCGGTCATCCGCGAGTCCGGCGGCGACCGGAGTGCCGTCACCGGCGGCACCCGGGTGCTCTCGGACCGCATCGTCGTGCGCATCACGTCGACCCCCGGTGAGACCTTCATCGACCGGATGATCCGGCTCGTCGAGGGTGCCGCCCGGCAGAAGACGCCGAACGAGATCGCGCTGAACATCCTGCTCGCCTCGCTGTCGATCGTGTTCGTGATCGTCTGCCTGACGATGCAGCCGATCGCCGGGCTCGTCGGGGCGACCGTGAGCGTGCCGGTGCTCATCGCCCTGCTCGTCTGCCTCATCCCGACGACGATCGGTGCCCTGCTCTCCGCGATCGGCATCGCTGGCATGGACCGACTCGTGCAGCACAACGTCCTGGCGATGTCCGGCCGTGCGGTCGAGGCCGCCGGGGACATCACGACCCTGCTGCTCGACAAGACCGGGACGATCACGTACGGCAACCGTCGGGCGTCGCGCGTGGTGCCGGTCCCCGGTGTCACGGAGCCGGCCCTGATGGAGGCGGCCGCCCTGTCGTCCGCCGCGGACGGGACCCCCGAGGGGCGGTCCATCGTCGACCTCGCCGCGGGAGCGGGCGTCGCCCCGGACCTCCCCGCCGGTGCCGTCGAGGTGCCCTTCACCGCACAGACGCGCATGTCTGGCGTGGACCTGCCCGACGGCAGCTCCGTGCGCAAGGGTGCCGCGTCGGCAGTGCTCGCCTGGGCTGCAACCGGCTCAACTAGTGTTCCCGAAGCGGTCGCGCAGGCCATCGACGCCACGGTGGTCGAGGTCTCGGACCAGGGCGGAACCCCGCTCGTCGTCGGACGCCGCGCACCCTCCGGTGCGGTCACGCTGCTCGGGGTCGTCCACCTCAAGGACGTCGTCAAGGACGGCATGGCGGCACGGTTCGCCGAGCTGCGCGAGATGGGGATCCGCACGGTGATGATCACCGGCGACAACCCGCGCACCGCGAAGGCGATCGCCGCCGAGGCCGGTGTGGACGACTTCCTCGCCGAGGCCACCCCCGAGGACAAGCTCGCCCTGATCCGCAAGGAACAGGAGGGCGGCAACCTCGTCGCGATGACCGGTGACGGCACGAACGACGCCCCGGCCCTGGCGCAGGCGGACGTCGGCGTGGCGATGAACACCGGGACGACCGCGGCGAAGGAGGCCGGCAACATGGTCGACCTCGACTCGGACCCGACGAAGCTCATCGACGTCGTCCGGATCGGCAAGCAGCTGCTCATCACCCGCGGGGCGCTCACGACGTTCTCGATCGCGAACGACATCGCCAAGTACTTCGCGATCATCCCCGCGATGTTCCAGATGGCGTTCCCCGGGCTCGCCGCGCTCAACGTCATGGGGCTGCACAGTCCCGCGTCCGCGATCCTCAGCGCAGTCATCTTCAACGCGCTCGTGATCGTGGCGCTCATCCCGCTGTCCCTCCGTGGCGTCGCCTACCGCGCTGCATCGGCATCGTCGATCCTCGGCCGGAACCTGCTCCTCTACGGGCTCGGCGGCGTGGTCGTCCCCTTCATCGGCATCAAGCTCATCGACCTCGTGGTCGGTCTCATCCCGGGGTTCTCCTCATGA
- a CDS encoding putative RNA methyltransferase, whose protein sequence is MRDDLLPMLACPVCAEPLGRVDGGQVGCTTGHRFDEAKQGHLTLLPAKRRALTADTPEMVDARLRFLGRGHYAPVERAVARAVASVDVPGVVLDVGSGPGTYLAHALEAVSRLGVALDLSAVAIRRAARIHERAGAVVGDVTERLPVVDGAAAVVLDVFAPRNQTEYARVLHPEGLLVVVTPRTGHLAELAEATITVDPEKERRLHDSLTPAFEQRSAEDLTWTMELSAEDVHDVVHMGPSHHHVDPGQVFAPTSVTAAVTVSTWSPAR, encoded by the coding sequence GTGCGTGACGACCTGCTGCCGATGCTCGCCTGCCCCGTCTGCGCCGAGCCCCTCGGCCGAGTCGACGGCGGCCAGGTCGGCTGCACCACGGGCCACCGGTTCGACGAGGCCAAGCAGGGGCACCTCACGCTGCTGCCCGCGAAGCGTCGTGCGCTGACGGCGGACACGCCGGAGATGGTCGACGCCCGACTCCGCTTCCTGGGGCGCGGGCACTACGCGCCGGTCGAACGGGCGGTGGCCCGGGCGGTCGCCTCCGTGGACGTGCCCGGTGTCGTCCTCGACGTCGGGTCCGGGCCGGGCACGTACCTCGCGCACGCGCTCGAGGCCGTCTCGCGGCTCGGGGTCGCACTCGACCTGTCCGCGGTCGCGATCCGACGGGCCGCTCGCATCCACGAGCGTGCGGGGGCCGTCGTCGGGGACGTGACCGAGCGCCTCCCGGTCGTCGACGGCGCAGCCGCGGTCGTGCTGGACGTCTTCGCGCCACGCAACCAGACGGAGTACGCCCGTGTGCTGCACCCCGAGGGCCTCCTCGTGGTGGTGACCCCGCGCACCGGACACCTGGCGGAGCTGGCCGAGGCGACGATCACGGTGGACCCCGAGAAGGAACGGCGGCTGCACGACTCCCTCACGCCCGCGTTCGAGCAGCGTTCGGCCGAGGACCTCACGTGGACGATGGAGCTGTCCGCCGAGGACGTCCACGACGTGGTGCACATGGGGCCGAGTCACCACCACGTCGACCCGGGGCAGGTGTTCGCGCCGACGAGCGTCACCGCTGCCGTGACGGTCAGCACGTGGAGTCCCGCGCGCTGA
- a CDS encoding SDR family NAD(P)-dependent oxidoreductase, which yields MSLQQLFGLDGRTALVTGGSSGIGRAIATALADAGAHVLVAARTAATIDATVAAIRQASGSADGIVADLSTRAGAHALADTAGDVDVLVNSAGINLRPAMADLDEDTWDATMAVNLDAPFVLGQRLAPGMAARGYGRIIGISSQQAHRPFAASGAYGVSKAGLEALARSQAEAWSGHGVTSNVLVPGFVRTPLNERLSAEPATVAALAARTLVGRNGLASDFAAAAVFLAGPGSAYVTGQSIAVDGGFSVH from the coding sequence ATGTCGCTGCAGCAGCTCTTCGGCCTCGACGGACGCACCGCCCTGGTGACGGGAGGCAGTTCCGGCATCGGGCGAGCGATCGCCACCGCCCTCGCGGACGCCGGCGCGCACGTGCTCGTCGCGGCCCGGACCGCGGCGACCATCGACGCCACCGTCGCTGCGATCCGGCAGGCGAGTGGCTCGGCCGACGGCATCGTCGCAGACCTGTCCACGCGCGCCGGAGCCCACGCCCTCGCCGACACTGCGGGCGATGTCGACGTGCTCGTCAACTCCGCGGGGATCAACCTGCGGCCGGCCATGGCCGACCTCGACGAGGACACCTGGGACGCCACGATGGCCGTGAACCTCGACGCGCCGTTCGTGCTCGGGCAGCGGCTCGCGCCCGGCATGGCCGCTCGCGGGTACGGCCGGATCATCGGCATCAGCTCCCAGCAGGCGCACCGGCCCTTCGCCGCCAGCGGCGCGTACGGGGTCTCGAAGGCGGGCCTGGAGGCGCTGGCCCGGTCCCAGGCAGAGGCCTGGTCCGGGCACGGGGTCACCTCCAACGTCCTCGTCCCCGGTTTCGTCCGGACCCCGCTCAACGAACGGCTCAGTGCCGAGCCCGCGACCGTCGCCGCCCTCGCGGCACGGACCCTGGTCGGGCGGAACGGGCTCGCCTCGGACTTCGCCGCCGCCGCGGTGTTCCTCGCCGGACCCGGTTCGGCGTACGTCACGGGGCAGTCGATCGCGGTCGACGGCGGGTTCTCCGTGCACTGA
- a CDS encoding VOC family protein: MSIETTTHLNFDGQARAALDFYASVFGGEVASMTYGAMGASDEPDWADRIVWGQVATDAGLRVMAFDVWPGQPWDQGTNAFYVYVHGDDAAELERYWAALSEGAEIRQQLGPSAWAPLAGQLRDRFGVIWALDVA; encoded by the coding sequence ATGAGCATCGAAACGACAACCCACCTCAACTTCGACGGACAGGCCCGCGCGGCCCTCGACTTCTACGCCTCGGTCTTCGGCGGCGAGGTCGCGTCCATGACCTACGGCGCGATGGGCGCCTCGGACGAGCCGGACTGGGCCGACCGCATCGTCTGGGGTCAGGTCGCCACCGACGCCGGGCTGCGCGTGATGGCCTTCGACGTCTGGCCGGGGCAGCCGTGGGACCAGGGCACGAACGCGTTCTACGTGTACGTGCACGGTGACGACGCGGCCGAGCTCGAGCGGTACTGGGCGGCGCTGTCCGAGGGGGCCGAGATCCGGCAGCAGCTCGGTCCGTCGGCCTGGGCACCGCTGGCCGGGCAGCTCCGCGACCGCTTCGGCGTCATCTGGGCGCTCGACGTCGCGTGA
- a CDS encoding YafY family protein, with protein sequence MSGPSSRMLALLSLLQVHRDWPGDELAGRLEVSPRTLRRDVDRLRGLGYRVEALRGPAGGYRLAAGADLPPLLFDDDQAVAIAIALAVAPASGADIAESAARALATVRQVMPARLRTRVDAIDAVTSAGRTPVDPEVLVAVSEAVHLGEVLRFGYGPDETPHRVEPHAVVARNGRWYLLDWDLDRDDWRTHRVDRITPRMRTRVPFAPRPAPGGDPAAFVAARFKGSDREDVWPCTGTAVLEVPAETVAPYLPDDAVLEPLGPDRCRLTRGSWSWEGLAAAFAGATADFTVEGPDELRAATAVLAERLGRASGR encoded by the coding sequence ATGTCCGGACCGTCCTCGCGCATGCTCGCGCTGCTCTCGCTGCTGCAGGTGCACCGGGACTGGCCCGGCGACGAGCTCGCCGGACGGCTCGAGGTCAGCCCGCGCACGCTCCGCCGCGACGTCGACCGGCTCCGCGGCCTCGGCTACCGCGTGGAGGCACTGCGCGGCCCGGCCGGCGGGTACCGGCTGGCAGCGGGTGCGGACCTGCCCCCGCTCCTGTTCGACGACGACCAGGCGGTCGCGATCGCCATCGCGCTCGCCGTGGCGCCCGCGTCCGGCGCGGACATCGCCGAATCGGCCGCCCGTGCGCTCGCGACGGTGCGGCAGGTGATGCCCGCGCGTCTGCGCACACGGGTGGACGCGATCGACGCGGTCACCTCGGCCGGTCGCACCCCCGTCGACCCGGAGGTCCTCGTCGCGGTGAGCGAGGCCGTCCACCTCGGCGAGGTCCTCCGCTTCGGGTACGGCCCCGACGAGACGCCCCACCGGGTCGAGCCGCACGCGGTGGTCGCCCGGAACGGCCGCTGGTACCTGCTCGACTGGGACCTCGACCGCGACGACTGGCGCACCCACCGCGTCGACCGCATCACCCCGCGGATGCGGACGCGCGTGCCGTTCGCACCGCGTCCCGCGCCCGGTGGCGATCCGGCAGCGTTCGTGGCCGCGCGGTTCAAGGGGTCCGACCGCGAGGACGTCTGGCCGTGCACCGGCACCGCCGTCCTCGAGGTGCCGGCCGAGACCGTCGCGCCGTACCTCCCCGACGACGCCGTGCTCGAGCCGCTCGGCCCGGACCGGTGCCGTCTCACGCGCGGCTCCTGGTCGTGGGAGGGCCTCGCGGCGGCGTTCGCCGGTGCCACCGCGGACTTCACCGTCGAGGGGCCCGACGAACTCCGTGCGGCGACTGCCGTGCTCGCCGAGCGGCTGGGGCGAGCGAGCGGGCGTTAG
- the kdpA gene encoding potassium-transporting ATPase subunit KdpA produces the protein MSTADTWAGIVQVATLVLLLVVAYRPLGDWMARVFTPTRHSRIERGVYRVIGVDPDAEQSWPAYLRGVLLFSAVGLLLVYLLQRIQVVLPGDLGLPNVGPSLAFNTAASFVANTNWQSYSPEVTVGYTVQMAGLAVQNFLSAAVGLAVAVALVRGFARRRSGTLGNVWVDVVRGTGRLLLPGAFVFAIVLVAGGVIQSWGSGTDVTTLVGGTQHIPDGFVASQEAIKELGTNGGGYFNANSAHPFENPQAWTNLVEVFLMLVIPFSLPRTFGRLVDDDRQGYAILAVMGAIFLVSLSVMSIAELGGGGSATHAAGAAMEGKEVRFGILGTTLFGTTSTATSTGAVNGMFDSFTPIGGMMALVNMMLGEVTPGGVGSGLYGMLVLAVITVFIGGLLVGRTPEYLGKKIRAREMTFASLYILVTPTLVLLGTGLSLVLPGVREQVVGTSIFNPGNHGLSELLYAFTSGANNNGSAFGGLTANTTWMNSALGVVMLLGRFVPMVFVLALAGSLATQDRVPETVGTLPTHRPLFIVLLGGVAVVVTALTYFPVLALGPLAEALAR, from the coding sequence ATGAGCACCGCGGACACGTGGGCCGGGATCGTCCAGGTCGCCACGCTCGTGCTGCTGCTCGTCGTCGCCTACCGGCCGCTCGGCGACTGGATGGCGCGGGTGTTCACGCCGACGCGGCACAGCCGGATCGAGCGCGGGGTCTACCGGGTGATCGGCGTCGACCCCGACGCTGAGCAGTCGTGGCCCGCGTACCTGCGCGGCGTGCTGCTCTTCAGTGCCGTGGGGCTGCTGCTCGTGTACCTCCTGCAGCGCATCCAGGTCGTGCTGCCCGGCGACCTCGGGCTGCCGAACGTCGGGCCGTCGCTCGCGTTCAACACGGCGGCGTCGTTCGTCGCGAACACGAACTGGCAGTCGTACTCGCCCGAGGTCACCGTCGGGTACACGGTGCAGATGGCCGGCCTCGCGGTGCAGAACTTCCTCTCCGCGGCGGTCGGGCTCGCCGTCGCCGTGGCGCTCGTCCGCGGCTTCGCCCGTCGACGCTCCGGCACGCTCGGCAACGTCTGGGTGGACGTCGTCCGCGGGACCGGCCGGCTCCTGCTGCCGGGTGCGTTCGTGTTCGCGATCGTGCTCGTCGCCGGTGGTGTCATCCAGTCGTGGGGGAGCGGCACCGACGTCACGACCCTGGTCGGCGGGACGCAGCACATCCCGGACGGGTTCGTCGCCTCGCAGGAGGCCATCAAGGAACTCGGCACGAACGGCGGCGGCTACTTCAACGCGAACTCGGCGCACCCGTTCGAGAACCCGCAGGCGTGGACGAACCTCGTCGAGGTCTTCCTCATGCTCGTCATCCCGTTCTCGCTGCCGCGCACGTTCGGCCGCCTGGTGGACGACGACCGTCAGGGCTACGCGATCCTCGCCGTGATGGGCGCGATCTTCCTCGTCTCGCTCTCGGTGATGTCGATCGCCGAGCTCGGTGGCGGCGGCAGCGCGACCCACGCCGCCGGGGCCGCCATGGAGGGCAAGGAGGTGCGGTTCGGCATCCTCGGCACGACGCTCTTCGGGACGACCTCGACCGCGACGTCGACCGGCGCCGTGAACGGCATGTTCGACAGCTTCACGCCGATCGGCGGGATGATGGCGCTCGTCAACATGATGCTCGGCGAGGTCACCCCCGGCGGCGTCGGCTCCGGGCTGTACGGGATGCTCGTGCTCGCGGTCATCACGGTGTTCATCGGCGGGCTGCTCGTCGGTCGGACCCCCGAGTACCTCGGCAAGAAGATCCGGGCCCGCGAGATGACCTTCGCGTCGCTCTACATCCTCGTCACCCCGACCCTGGTGCTCCTCGGCACCGGCCTGTCCCTGGTGCTCCCGGGCGTCCGCGAGCAGGTCGTCGGCACGTCGATCTTCAACCCGGGCAACCACGGCCTGTCCGAGCTCCTCTACGCCTTCACCTCGGGCGCGAACAACAACGGCTCGGCGTTCGGCGGCCTGACGGCGAACACGACGTGGATGAACTCCGCGCTCGGCGTCGTGATGCTGCTCGGCCGGTTCGTCCCGATGGTGTTCGTGCTGGCGCTCGCCGGGTCCCTCGCGACCCAGGACCGGGTGCCGGAGACCGTCGGCACGCTGCCCACGCACCGGCCGCTGTTCATCGTCCTGCTCGGCGGCGTCGCCGTCGTCGTGACCGCACTCACCTACTTCCCGGTGCTCGCACTGGGACCGCTCGCAGAAGCCCTCGCCCGATGA
- the kdpC gene encoding potassium-transporting ATPase subunit KdpC: MTSASRSSFRSLGVAVRLTLLSTVVLGIAYPLAVWGVGQAAFHDQANGSMVTSSDGTVVGSSLIGQSFDGRGADRWFQSRPSAAGEKGYDAGASSGSNLGPSNPDLRKAIEERKAAVAKADGVPVADVPADAVTASGSGLDPDISPEYALQQVSRVAAARGMSESAVRTLVEQHTEARQLGFLGEPVVNVLELNLALAKASA, encoded by the coding sequence ATGACGTCTGCATCTCGTTCCTCGTTCCGCTCACTCGGGGTGGCCGTCCGGCTCACCCTCCTCAGCACCGTGGTGCTCGGCATCGCCTACCCGCTCGCGGTGTGGGGCGTCGGCCAGGCCGCGTTCCACGACCAGGCGAACGGCTCGATGGTGACGTCGTCGGACGGCACCGTCGTCGGGTCGTCGCTCATCGGGCAGTCGTTCGACGGCCGCGGAGCCGACCGGTGGTTCCAGTCGCGGCCGAGCGCCGCGGGGGAGAAGGGCTACGACGCCGGGGCGTCGAGCGGGTCGAACCTCGGGCCCTCGAACCCCGACCTCCGCAAGGCGATCGAGGAGCGCAAGGCCGCCGTCGCGAAGGCCGACGGGGTCCCCGTCGCCGACGTGCCGGCGGACGCGGTGACGGCGTCGGGCTCCGGCCTCGACCCGGACATCAGCCCGGAGTACGCGCTGCAGCAGGTGTCCCGCGTGGCCGCTGCGCGGGGGATGTCGGAGTCGGCGGTGCGCACGCTCGTGGAGCAGCACACCGAGGCGCGGCAGCTCGGGTTCCTCGGGGAGCCCGTGGTGAACGTGCTCGAGCTGAACCTGGCGCTCGCGAAGGCGTCGGCGTGA